One window of Phycisphaeraceae bacterium genomic DNA carries:
- a CDS encoding class I SAM-dependent methyltransferase, whose amino-acid sequence MSLYDSIGTNYASFRKPDPRIAEAITLALGDAASVVNVGAGTGSYEPRDRSVVALEPSEAMIRQRPAGAAPCIQGLADALPLESKSVDAAMAVLSAHHWPELENGFREMARVARGRVILLTWVPDSAPFWLTRDYFPEILAHDRAIFPEGGALAAILERAVGPTRVVPLPIPHDCIDGMLGAYWRRPELYLEDDRRSCMSSFARIDGAPGLARLCADLVSGRWAERNLHILDLESLDLGYRIAACDVRGAS is encoded by the coding sequence ATGTCCCTCTACGACTCGATCGGCACGAACTATGCCTCGTTCCGGAAGCCGGATCCGCGCATCGCCGAAGCGATCACGCTCGCGCTCGGCGACGCGGCGAGCGTGGTGAACGTGGGCGCCGGAACGGGCTCGTACGAGCCGCGCGACCGATCCGTGGTTGCGCTCGAGCCCTCGGAGGCCATGATCCGGCAGCGCCCGGCGGGCGCTGCGCCGTGCATTCAAGGTTTGGCGGACGCGCTGCCGCTCGAGTCGAAATCTGTTGACGCTGCGATGGCGGTGTTGAGCGCTCATCACTGGCCGGAACTGGAGAATGGGTTTCGCGAGATGGCGCGGGTTGCGCGCGGCCGGGTTATTCTGCTGACTTGGGTGCCGGATTCCGCACCGTTCTGGCTGACCCGGGACTACTTCCCGGAGATTCTCGCGCACGATCGGGCGATTTTTCCGGAGGGCGGGGCGCTCGCGGCGATACTGGAGCGCGCGGTCGGGCCGACTCGGGTCGTACCACTGCCGATTCCGCACGACTGCATCGACGGGATGCTTGGTGCATATTGGCGCAGGCCGGAGCTGTATTTGGAGGACGATCGCCGGAGCTGCATGTCGAGCTTCGCGCGAATCGATGGCGCGCCCGGGCTGGCGAGGCTCTGTGCCGATCTTGTGAGCGGGCGCTGGGCCGAGCGCAATCTTCATATTCTGGATCTTGAGTCGCTCGATCTCGGATATCGGATCGCGGCTTGCGACGTCCGCGGCGCATCCTGA
- a CDS encoding Gfo/Idh/MocA family oxidoreductase encodes MSRVRFGIVGTGVIAGIVADAISQSKCAALAAVSSRTLEKARSFVSGRESANSAEPVEGLDELLRRTDVDAIYISSPTIPRESITLASIAAGKHVLVEKPFLNLASVRHMTDAAGPAHSSSWTRLTSFTIREPRQFKPPSHRSSARHARCTPASTSSSPITQTSASIAPRSRSARSVISAGTPHDPSWNTSARPAASPPPRRAPRSILHPAPSFVPPACSCSRAARSRPLMSVSAPASRSWISI; translated from the coding sequence ATGTCTCGGGTTCGATTCGGAATCGTGGGCACCGGAGTGATCGCGGGCATTGTCGCCGATGCGATCTCGCAATCGAAGTGCGCCGCCCTCGCCGCGGTCTCGAGCCGGACCCTCGAAAAGGCGCGGTCGTTTGTTTCCGGCCGCGAGTCCGCCAACAGCGCCGAACCGGTCGAGGGTTTGGATGAGCTGCTCCGCCGCACGGACGTCGATGCGATTTACATTTCCTCCCCCACCATTCCGCGTGAATCAATCACGCTCGCTTCGATCGCCGCGGGCAAGCACGTGCTCGTCGAAAAGCCCTTCTTGAATCTCGCCTCGGTTCGACACATGACCGATGCAGCAGGGCCAGCGCACTCGTCTTCATGGACGCGACTCACTTCGTTCACCATCCGAGAACCGCGGCAATTCAAGCCGCCATCCCATCGCAGCTCGGCTCGGCACGCACGCTGCACACCCGCTTCTACATCCAGCTCTCCGATCACGCAAACATCCGCTTCGATCGCGCCCAGGAGCCGTTCGGCGCGCTCGGTGATCTCGGCTGGTACTCCGCACGATCCGTCGTGGAATACCTCCGCCCGGCCGGCCGCATCGCCTCCTCCACGGCGAGCGCCGCGTTCGATCCTTCATCCGGCGCCATCATTCGTGCCACCGGCATGCTCGTGTTCGAGAGCGGCGAGGTCTCGACCTTTGATGTCGGTTTCAGCACCGGCGTCGCGATCATGGATCTCGATCTGA
- a CDS encoding beta-lactamase family protein, protein MQTRRLFRHRACLRAVAWSLLLAVPAMAQSVQSAPNPTSSPAPTPSQPPPYSDSSPIPDTPAYERAREVLELVNKGDVSQYLRYVQESFAPPFRDASEHHGEVYNDFRSVAGTLTVHGARTYDPPRPETSAILVVRTGISEQWMAIILDVEDAPPYKIASLNFGRARTPSDLPKAEALSDSQIAQELGAYVERLAKQDAFSGAVLLAKDGEVLLSAAVGQANRDFKVPNTVDTKFNLGSMNKMFTAVAILQLAEQGKLSLDDTLAKHLDTSWLSQDILDRVTIRQLLNHTSGLGSYFNETFERTSRAHFREVNDYKPLTVGETLAFEPGTKQRYSNTGFLIAGAVVEKASGDNYFEYIRKHVTGPAGMSNTDCYQLDHVNDNLAVGYERLIGPGGSPTEYFNNIFAHVFRGGPAGGGYSTVTDLLRFDRALRAGRLLDKDSLAAAWTRTEVPQSFDYGLGFFVEDTAVGRAVGHGGDFAGISAQFRMYLESGYTVSVLSNYDGAARLVEAKARELIGQGR, encoded by the coding sequence ATGCAGACTCGCCGCCTTTTCCGTCATCGTGCTTGTCTTCGCGCCGTCGCCTGGTCCTTGCTGCTCGCCGTGCCCGCGATGGCGCAAAGCGTTCAGTCCGCCCCCAATCCAACTTCGAGTCCCGCACCCACTCCTTCCCAACCTCCTCCCTACTCCGATTCATCCCCGATTCCTGACACGCCGGCTTACGAGCGCGCTCGGGAGGTGCTCGAACTTGTCAACAAGGGCGACGTTTCGCAGTACTTGCGTTACGTGCAGGAGTCGTTCGCGCCTCCGTTCCGTGACGCGAGCGAGCATCATGGCGAGGTGTACAACGACTTCCGTTCCGTCGCCGGAACGCTTACGGTGCACGGCGCCCGCACATATGACCCGCCCCGCCCGGAGACCAGCGCGATTCTCGTTGTGCGCACCGGCATCTCCGAGCAGTGGATGGCGATTATTCTCGATGTCGAAGATGCGCCTCCGTACAAGATCGCGAGCCTCAACTTCGGCCGCGCCCGCACGCCGAGCGATCTGCCCAAGGCCGAGGCGTTGAGCGATTCCCAGATCGCGCAGGAATTGGGCGCGTATGTCGAACGGCTCGCGAAGCAGGACGCGTTCAGCGGTGCGGTGCTCCTGGCAAAGGACGGCGAGGTACTGCTCTCGGCCGCCGTGGGCCAGGCGAACCGCGACTTTAAGGTGCCCAACACGGTGGACACGAAGTTCAACCTCGGTTCGATGAACAAGATGTTCACCGCGGTCGCGATCCTCCAGCTCGCGGAACAGGGAAAACTCTCCCTCGATGACACGCTCGCGAAGCACCTCGATACCTCGTGGCTGAGCCAGGATATCCTCGACCGTGTCACGATCCGACAACTCCTCAACCACACGTCCGGCCTCGGGTCGTACTTCAATGAGACGTTCGAGCGTACTAGCCGCGCGCACTTTCGCGAAGTGAACGACTACAAGCCGCTGACAGTCGGCGAAACCCTTGCGTTCGAGCCCGGCACAAAGCAGCGCTACAGCAACACGGGCTTTCTCATCGCCGGGGCAGTTGTCGAAAAGGCGAGCGGCGACAACTACTTCGAGTACATCCGCAAGCATGTCACCGGCCCTGCCGGCATGAGCAACACCGATTGCTACCAGCTCGATCATGTGAACGACAATCTCGCCGTTGGATACGAGCGCCTCATCGGCCCCGGCGGCTCCCCTACCGAGTACTTCAACAACATCTTCGCGCACGTCTTTCGCGGCGGGCCGGCCGGCGGCGGCTATTCCACCGTGACCGATCTGCTTCGATTCGATCGCGCGCTGCGCGCCGGCAGACTTCTCGACAAAGATTCCCTTGCCGCGGCATGGACCCGGACCGAAGTGCCGCAGTCTTTCGACTACGGATTGGGCTTCTTTGTCGAAGACACGGCGGTCGGGCGCGCCGTCGGGCATGGCGGCGACTTTGCCGGGATCAGCGCGCAATTTCGGATGTATCTGGAGAGCGGGTACACCGTCTCCGTGCTGTCGAACTACGACGGCGCCGCCCGCCTCGTCGAAGCCAAGGCGCGTGAGTTGATCGGGCAGGGGCGGTGA
- a CDS encoding FAD-dependent monooxygenase gives MAADVGVLIVGGGPTGLLLGSELIRRGVPARIVDCNPAPLKWDRATVVHPRSLEFFEALEIVEPLLEVGAKQRVAKIHSYGEQLATIDLSLCDSRYPFNVGVSEEVTERVLTGLLESVGGEVIRSSKLVDLVERGDHVLATIEREGRKEELEAGWVVGCDGLHSVTREKAGIGMEGSDIEKPWAVFDATMRGWPDTYEGNFGYLDDPTVLITALPGKRWRVYLHPKSPTSDLVADAKETVTRYVPGLEFDDVVNPVRFHCHSKIATRYRARKILLAGDAAHVCSPAQGHGMNTGLGDAFNLGWKLALVCKGLAKEALLDTYEAERRAVAEMVLKEGQDFENALLLKDPEARAERDRAIASAFGDEAGRHHEAAAEAELDIDYGTSPIVVGEKSEGVRAGGRIVDSIAISKSDVRWLHELAHRAGHTGIVLAGPESDADEATKLYRTLSETESALIEKWALVTTRPDPAGVTPRMTPGGAARLGVRGTTLLVIRPDLYIGLRADEDHAEALERYHEKVEKGG, from the coding sequence ATGGCTGCTGATGTCGGCGTGCTCATCGTGGGAGGCGGACCGACCGGGTTGCTCCTTGGGTCGGAGCTGATCCGGCGCGGCGTTCCGGCACGAATCGTCGATTGCAATCCGGCGCCGCTGAAATGGGACCGGGCGACGGTCGTGCATCCGCGGTCGCTGGAGTTCTTCGAGGCGCTTGAGATCGTCGAGCCCTTGCTGGAAGTGGGTGCCAAGCAGAGGGTCGCGAAGATCCATTCCTATGGGGAGCAACTCGCGACGATCGATCTGTCGCTGTGCGACAGCCGCTACCCGTTCAACGTGGGCGTGTCGGAAGAAGTCACCGAGCGGGTGCTGACGGGGCTTCTTGAGAGCGTTGGTGGCGAGGTGATTCGGTCGTCGAAGCTTGTCGATCTGGTCGAGCGCGGCGACCACGTGCTCGCGACGATCGAGCGCGAGGGCAGAAAAGAAGAACTGGAAGCCGGGTGGGTGGTGGGGTGCGATGGACTGCACAGCGTGACGCGCGAGAAGGCCGGGATCGGGATGGAGGGGAGCGACATCGAGAAGCCGTGGGCGGTGTTCGACGCGACGATGCGCGGTTGGCCGGACACATACGAGGGCAACTTCGGGTACCTGGATGATCCGACGGTATTGATCACGGCGCTGCCGGGGAAGAGGTGGCGGGTGTATCTGCACCCGAAGTCGCCGACTTCGGATTTGGTTGCGGATGCGAAAGAAACGGTGACGCGCTATGTGCCGGGGCTCGAGTTCGACGACGTGGTGAATCCGGTGCGGTTTCACTGTCACTCGAAGATCGCGACGCGGTATCGCGCGCGGAAGATCCTGCTGGCGGGCGATGCGGCGCACGTGTGCTCGCCGGCGCAGGGGCACGGGATGAACACCGGGTTGGGGGATGCGTTCAATCTGGGTTGGAAGCTCGCGCTCGTGTGCAAAGGGCTGGCGAAAGAGGCTCTGCTGGACACGTACGAGGCGGAGCGGCGCGCGGTGGCGGAGATGGTCCTGAAGGAGGGCCAGGATTTCGAGAACGCGTTGCTCTTGAAGGATCCAGAAGCGCGCGCGGAGCGCGATCGTGCGATCGCCTCGGCTTTCGGCGATGAGGCGGGGAGGCATCACGAAGCGGCGGCGGAGGCGGAACTGGATATCGACTATGGCACTTCGCCGATTGTGGTGGGGGAGAAGAGCGAGGGGGTGCGCGCCGGCGGCCGGATCGTGGATTCGATCGCGATCTCAAAATCGGACGTGAGATGGCTGCACGAGCTGGCGCATCGCGCGGGGCACACGGGGATCGTGCTTGCCGGGCCGGAATCGGATGCGGATGAGGCGACGAAGCTGTACCGGACATTGAGCGAGACCGAATCCGCGCTCATCGAGAAGTGGGCGCTGGTCACGACGCGCCCGGACCCCGCGGGCGTTACGCCCCGGATGACGCCGGGTGGGGCGGCGAGGTTGGGCGTTCGCGGCACGACTTTGCTGGTGATCAGGCCGGACTTGTACATCGGGCTGCGGGCCGATGAGGATCATGCGGAGGCGCTCGAGCGATACCACGAGAAAGTGGAGAAAGGGGGGTGA
- a CDS encoding tail fiber domain-containing protein — protein MDTSGNYYIDDVGNGRAFTIQKAGGIAMGPALPTAGTKLDVQGALRCVGFTNASSARYKHDVRPLLDRLVQLEPVEFTWNENMPEIGSVGGTKDVGMIAEDVAKVLPEAVTFIDGKPEGLNYTRLTALAIRAIKDQQRELEKKDRELAALRERLDRLESLVQESGSR, from the coding sequence ATGGACACGAGCGGGAACTATTACATAGACGACGTCGGCAACGGCCGCGCTTTCACGATCCAGAAGGCCGGCGGAATCGCGATGGGCCCGGCCTTACCGACGGCGGGCACCAAGCTCGATGTGCAGGGCGCCTTGCGGTGTGTCGGCTTTACCAACGCTTCGAGCGCCCGCTACAAGCACGACGTGCGGCCCCTGCTCGACCGCCTGGTTCAGCTCGAACCCGTCGAATTCACCTGGAACGAAAACATGCCCGAGATCGGATCCGTCGGTGGAACAAAGGATGTCGGCATGATCGCCGAAGATGTGGCCAAGGTTCTGCCCGAAGCGGTGACATTCATCGACGGCAAGCCCGAAGGGCTGAACTACACGCGGCTCACCGCTTTGGCAATCCGGGCAATCAAGGACCAGCAGAGGGAACTTGAAAAGAAGGATCGCGAACTCGCGGCACTTCGCGAGCGATTGGATCGGCTCGAAAGTCTTGTTCAAGAGTCCGGCAGCCGGTGA
- a CDS encoding dihydrofolate reductase family protein, with protein sequence MRPLRYSINITLDGCCDHRAAIPDEELHRHAAQLIARADALLFGRVTYQMMESAWRLPHGEVVRSGPDWMQPFARTIDAAKKYVVSSTLDQVDWNAEIVRGDLKAAVLDLKHQPGESLFTGGVQLPQALAELGLIDEYEFIVHPRIAGRGPTVFAGLSKHVDLKPIGRMEFASGAVAMKYVPRRAD encoded by the coding sequence ATGCGCCCGCTTCGCTATTCCATCAACATCACACTCGACGGCTGCTGCGATCACCGCGCGGCTATTCCCGACGAAGAATTGCACCGTCATGCGGCACAACTCATCGCCCGCGCCGACGCTCTGTTGTTTGGGCGCGTGACTTACCAGATGATGGAATCGGCGTGGCGGTTGCCGCACGGAGAAGTCGTACGCAGCGGGCCCGATTGGATGCAGCCGTTCGCCCGCACGATCGATGCGGCGAAGAAGTACGTTGTTTCCAGCACGCTCGACCAGGTTGATTGGAATGCGGAGATTGTCCGCGGCGATCTCAAAGCGGCCGTTCTGGATTTGAAACACCAGCCCGGCGAATCGCTGTTCACAGGGGGCGTGCAACTCCCGCAAGCGCTCGCCGAACTCGGATTGATCGACGAGTACGAGTTCATCGTGCATCCGCGGATTGCCGGGCGCGGGCCGACGGTGTTCGCGGGGCTGTCGAAACATGTTGACTTGAAACCGATCGGCCGCATGGAATTCGCATCCGGAGCGGTGGCAATGAAATATGTGCCGCGGCGAGCCGATTGA
- a CDS encoding VOC family protein yields MHSQLSCPLGERLQGVQHFGLTVQNMDRAFEFYTEVLGGTEIMRDGDFQGERIHNTLLTDQEIEARRRRINPRTMGVPDLRGGAQRLDVRFIQFDNVVIELLQYRDASQPAGTGASFAEPLDHMSPAFPRMMHICFHMRDDVDFNKFIADLEAESAKRGMTQVRANRVITVTSEEERLGAPRESNSNGITEGRSNGWRLIYCKGPEGEQLEFVQALGPVKEIFDGASAARQIAARK; encoded by the coding sequence GTGCACTCTCAACTCTCCTGTCCGCTCGGAGAGCGCTTGCAGGGTGTCCAGCACTTCGGACTGACCGTCCAGAACATGGACCGCGCCTTCGAGTTCTATACCGAAGTTCTCGGGGGAACCGAGATCATGCGCGACGGCGACTTCCAGGGAGAACGCATCCACAACACGCTCCTCACTGATCAGGAAATCGAGGCCCGCCGCCGCCGGATCAACCCGCGGACGATGGGCGTCCCCGACCTCAGGGGCGGCGCCCAGCGACTCGACGTCCGTTTCATCCAGTTCGACAATGTCGTTATCGAGCTGCTGCAGTACCGCGACGCGTCGCAGCCGGCCGGAACCGGAGCGAGCTTTGCCGAACCGCTTGACCACATGAGCCCCGCCTTCCCGCGCATGATGCACATCTGCTTTCACATGCGAGACGATGTCGATTTCAACAAGTTCATCGCGGATCTCGAAGCGGAATCCGCGAAGCGCGGCATGACGCAGGTGCGCGCCAACCGTGTGATCACGGTCACAAGCGAAGAGGAGCGGCTTGGCGCGCCGCGCGAATCCAACAGCAACGGCATCACCGAGGGCAGGTCGAACGGCTGGCGGCTCATCTACTGCAAGGGACCAGAAGGCGAGCAGCTCGAGTTCGTGCAGGCGCTCGGACCCGTGAAAGAGATTTTTGACGGCGCGTCGGCGGCGCGACAGATCGCGGCGCGCAAATGA
- a CDS encoding DUF1801 domain-containing protein has protein sequence MSVKDQISAYINSQPEPKRGDMHELHRRAIRISPACRLSFFDGKDERGRTVSNPTIGYGSHTMRHADGTTKDVFRIGISANATGISVYVLGIDDKAFLKKKFAAKLGKASVTGYCIRFKSLTDVDVDVLEDVIRFGLGKRVDVGGRPTREKSAAGARTKLAKPPLSARKK, from the coding sequence ATGAGCGTCAAAGACCAAATCTCGGCGTACATCAACAGCCAGCCCGAACCGAAACGCGGCGATATGCACGAGTTGCACCGGCGGGCGATACGCATATCGCCCGCGTGTCGGCTGTCGTTCTTTGATGGCAAAGACGAAAGGGGTCGAACTGTCAGCAACCCGACAATCGGGTATGGCTCGCACACGATGCGGCATGCCGACGGAACCACAAAAGATGTGTTTCGCATCGGCATCAGCGCCAATGCAACGGGCATCTCGGTGTATGTGCTGGGAATCGACGACAAGGCATTCCTGAAAAAGAAGTTTGCGGCCAAGCTCGGCAAAGCAAGCGTGACGGGGTATTGCATTCGGTTCAAGAGTTTGACAGATGTTGATGTGGATGTGCTTGAAGATGTGATTCGGTTCGGACTCGGAAAGCGAGTGGATGTAGGTGGAAGACCCACACGCGAGAAGAGTGCCGCGGGTGCGCGGACGAAGCTTGCGAAACCTCCTTTATCAGCGCGCAAGAAGTGA
- a CDS encoding GNAT family N-acetyltransferase: protein MPSGVRNLPESEVPQIRLRRTTPDDLPALFEMQCDPVSNEMAGTKPRSREVFFAAWEGHFANPTINSRVIEIKATENGIAANEIAGSISCFQADGRDCVGYWIAKAHWGKRFASRALELFLKEEPRRPLFATTASTNTASRRILEKCGFRLTGFRMGEETERYVAREIAEFELA from the coding sequence ATGCCTTCCGGTGTCCGCAACCTTCCAGAGTCCGAGGTTCCTCAGATCCGGCTTCGACGGACAACCCCGGACGATTTACCGGCGCTCTTCGAAATGCAGTGCGACCCGGTCTCGAACGAAATGGCGGGCACCAAGCCGCGCTCACGCGAAGTTTTTTTCGCCGCCTGGGAAGGGCACTTCGCCAATCCGACGATCAATTCGCGCGTGATCGAGATCAAGGCAACCGAAAACGGAATCGCGGCGAACGAGATCGCCGGAAGCATCTCCTGTTTCCAGGCCGACGGCCGCGACTGCGTCGGATACTGGATCGCCAAAGCGCACTGGGGAAAGCGATTCGCTTCGCGCGCGCTCGAGCTGTTTCTCAAGGAAGAGCCGCGCCGGCCGCTCTTTGCGACCACGGCATCCACCAACACCGCGTCGCGTCGCATCCTCGAAAAGTGCGGCTTCCGCTTGACCGGCTTCCGCATGGGCGAAGAAACCGAGCGGTACGTCGCCCGCGAGATCGCGGAGTTTGAACTCGCCTAG